Proteins encoded by one window of Rhodamnia argentea isolate NSW1041297 chromosome 6, ASM2092103v1, whole genome shotgun sequence:
- the LOC115728294 gene encoding activating signal cointegrator 1 isoform X1 gives MESPGQWLEKALSDLCKRAESGLDLDMDVISGLVSYCDLAQPSDAKEYLDNIIGQEVGKGVIDEYLRQRGYSDPSSGSRGRGSSVSDVSSSKLHAYVKPPSADVSIPGTKRPPRASKEAAGSSSQEKPAVTRTNESKPANQSNSRKKKSGKVVSLAEAAKGSIVFQQGKPCSCQARMHRLVSNCLSCGKIVCEQEGEGPCQFCGALVLKEGSQYAGLDQTMPVLTEAEVAAEAYAKRLVDYDRNSAARTTVIDDQSDYYEIEGNSWLSKEEKELLIKKKEEIEEAERAKRSRVVMTFDLVGRKVLFNEDEVSEMESRSSILQPPDEREVNRIKPNPTLRIQPIFIDPGPMKKPDKAKVPNKSVKSGLCLEITGRVQHERNELKHFIVDDHLETTSNG, from the exons ATGGAGTCGCCTGGGCAGTGGTTGGAGAAGGCGCTGTCGGATCTCTGCAAGCGAGCGGAGTCGGGTCTGGACTTGGACATGGACGTGATCTCGGGTCTCGTCTCCTATTGCGACCTCGCTCAACCCTCCGACGCCAAGGAGTACCTCGAC AACATTATCGGGCAAGAAGTGGGGAAAGGCGTGATCGATGAATATCTACGGCAAAGAGGCTATTCAGATCCCAGCAGCGGTAGCCGTGGCAGGGGCAGCAGCGTTTCTGAtgtttcgtcctcgaaattgcATGCCTATGTCAAACCGCCCTCAGCTGATGTCTCCATCCCTGGTACCAAGAGACCCCCTAGAGCATCTAAAGAGGCAGCTGGCTCAAGTAGTCAAGAAAAGCCGGCAGTGACCAGAACCAATGAGTCAAAACCTGCTAATCAAAGTAATTCGCGGAAAAAGAAATCTGGGAAGGTTGTGTCGCTCGCTGAGGCAGCCAAAGGTTCAATTGTGTTCCAGCAGGGTAAGCCCTGTTCATGCCAAGCCCGCATGCACAGGTTGGTCAGCAATTGCTTATCCTGCGGCAAGATTGTTTGCGAGCAGGAGGGAGAGGGGCCGTGTCAATTTTGTGGTGCCCTTGTTTTGAAGGAAGGAAGCCAGTATGCTGGTCTCGACCAAACTATGCCGGTCCTCACGGAGGCTGAAGTTGCTGCAGAAGCTTATGCCAAGAGACTTGTGGATTATGATCGGAACTCTGCAGCGCGTACAACAGTTATCGATGACCAAAGCGACTATTACGAAATTGAGGGCAACAGCTGGTTATCAAAAGAG GAGAAGGAGCTCttgataaagaagaaagaggagatcGAGGAAGCTGAGCGGGCCAAACGAAGCAGAGTGGTCATGACCTTTGACTTGGTTGGTCGCAAG GTCCTCTTCAATGAAGATGAAGTTTCAGAAATGGAATCAAGGAGCAGCATATTACAGCCTCCGGATGAAAGGGAAGTCAACAGAATAAAACCGAACCCAACCCTTAGAATTCAACCAATTTTCATAGATCCAGGCCCTATGAAGAAGCCGGATAAGGCTAAAGTGCCGAACAAGAGTGTCAAGAGCGGACTATGCTTGGAGATCACCGGGAGGGTGCAACACGAGAGAAACGAGTTGAAACACTTCATTGTCGACGACCATCTGGAAACGACCTCAAATGGATAG
- the LOC115728294 gene encoding activating signal cointegrator 1 isoform X2, which yields MESPGQWLEKALSDLCKRAESGLDLDMDVISGLVSYCDLAQPSDAKEYLDNIIGQEVGKGVIDEYLRQRGYSDPSSGSRGRGSSVSDVSSSKLHAYVKPPSADVSIPGTKRPPRASKEAAGSSSQEKPAVTRTNESKPANQSNSRKKKSGKVVSLAEAAKGSIVFQQGKPCSCQARMHRLVSNCLSCGKIVCEQEGEGPCQFCGALVLKEGSQYAGLDQTMPVLTEAEVAAEAYAKRLVDYDRNSAARTTVIDDQSDYYEIEGNSWLSKEEKELLIKKKEEIEEAERAKRSRVVMTFDLVGRKVLFNEDEVSEMESRSSILQPPDEREVNRIKPNPTLRIQPIFIDPGPMKKPDKAKVPNKSVKSGLCLEITGRVQHERNELKHFIVDGAECSLECN from the exons ATGGAGTCGCCTGGGCAGTGGTTGGAGAAGGCGCTGTCGGATCTCTGCAAGCGAGCGGAGTCGGGTCTGGACTTGGACATGGACGTGATCTCGGGTCTCGTCTCCTATTGCGACCTCGCTCAACCCTCCGACGCCAAGGAGTACCTCGAC AACATTATCGGGCAAGAAGTGGGGAAAGGCGTGATCGATGAATATCTACGGCAAAGAGGCTATTCAGATCCCAGCAGCGGTAGCCGTGGCAGGGGCAGCAGCGTTTCTGAtgtttcgtcctcgaaattgcATGCCTATGTCAAACCGCCCTCAGCTGATGTCTCCATCCCTGGTACCAAGAGACCCCCTAGAGCATCTAAAGAGGCAGCTGGCTCAAGTAGTCAAGAAAAGCCGGCAGTGACCAGAACCAATGAGTCAAAACCTGCTAATCAAAGTAATTCGCGGAAAAAGAAATCTGGGAAGGTTGTGTCGCTCGCTGAGGCAGCCAAAGGTTCAATTGTGTTCCAGCAGGGTAAGCCCTGTTCATGCCAAGCCCGCATGCACAGGTTGGTCAGCAATTGCTTATCCTGCGGCAAGATTGTTTGCGAGCAGGAGGGAGAGGGGCCGTGTCAATTTTGTGGTGCCCTTGTTTTGAAGGAAGGAAGCCAGTATGCTGGTCTCGACCAAACTATGCCGGTCCTCACGGAGGCTGAAGTTGCTGCAGAAGCTTATGCCAAGAGACTTGTGGATTATGATCGGAACTCTGCAGCGCGTACAACAGTTATCGATGACCAAAGCGACTATTACGAAATTGAGGGCAACAGCTGGTTATCAAAAGAG GAGAAGGAGCTCttgataaagaagaaagaggagatcGAGGAAGCTGAGCGGGCCAAACGAAGCAGAGTGGTCATGACCTTTGACTTGGTTGGTCGCAAG GTCCTCTTCAATGAAGATGAAGTTTCAGAAATGGAATCAAGGAGCAGCATATTACAGCCTCCGGATGAAAGGGAAGTCAACAGAATAAAACCGAACCCAACCCTTAGAATTCAACCAATTTTCATAGATCCAGGCCCTATGAAGAAGCCGGATAAGGCTAAAGTGCCGAACAAGAGTGTCAAGAGCGGACTATGCTTGGAGATCACCGGGAGGGTGCAACACGAGAGAAACGAGTTGAAACACTTCATTGTC GATGGAGCCGAATGCTCTCTGGAATGTAACTAG